A single region of the Mercenaria mercenaria strain notata chromosome 6, MADL_Memer_1, whole genome shotgun sequence genome encodes:
- the LOC123550429 gene encoding dentin sialophosphoprotein-like — protein MLPRPRARRRRPLQYITNIFGCVKKNKSPIKQAAPILIPDSPDLFIVETPNNSVHEDMESQTEEVIITEVEIHQVPNPAGDNASQEIYTARPLVPYSQSSESSQESELHFHLTPTPITYSQDSEDDKIEPSQMPPRRLKSASTQVLCESQSSEIDSYAELSGKNSESSQKSVESNQDSSSPIGSSNDSRFPPQRSPFDSSDSRLNRTHSGSNSTTDYFTRTDNSSNDTTDFFNSQAKSTDLENSDCVIISSSETVNTVNSDDPFGSPLYYSTPKQSVSSDSSILIPPNAPKRKKKQEKDH, from the coding sequence ATGTTACCCAGACCTAGAGCAAGACGTAGGCGCCCACTTCAATACATAACTAACATCTTTGGATGCGTTAAGAAAAACAAGTCACCAATCAAGCAGGCTGCGCCAATTTTAATTCCAGACTCTCCTGACTTGTTTATTGTGGAAACTCCCAATAACTCAGTCCATGAAGATATGGAGTCACAGACAGAAGAAGTTATTATCACAGAAGTTGAGATCCATCAAGTTCCAAACCCAGCAGGAGACAACGCATCCCAAGAAATCTATACAGCGAGACCATTGGTCCCTTATAGCCAATCTAGTGAATCAAGCCAAGAGAGTGAACTACACTTCCATTTGACACCAACACCCATCACATACTCACAAGACAGCGAAGACGATAAGATTGAACCAAGCCAAATGCCCCCACGACGACTGAAATCAGCCAGTACGCAAGTGTTATGTGAAAGCCAGAGTAGCGAGATAGATAGTTATGCAGAATTGTCAGGTAAAAATAGTGAGAGTAGCCAGAAATCAGTAGAAAGTAATCAAGATAGCAGTAGCCCTATAGGAAGCTCGAACGACAGTAGGTTTCCCCCTCAAAGGTCACCATTTGACTCCTCTGACAGTAGATTAAATAGAACACATAGTGGTAGCAATAGTACAACTGACTACTTTACCAGGACTGATAATAGTAGTAATGACACGACAGACTTTTTCAATTCACAAGCAAAAAGTACTGACCTTGAGAACAGTGACTGCGTCATTATCTCAAGTAGCGAGACTGTTAATACAGTAAACAGTGATGATCCATTCGGGTCACCATTGTATTATTCCACGCCGAAACAATCAGTCAGTTCTGATTCATCAATCCTTATCCCACCCAATgctccaaaaagaaaaaaaaaacaggagaaGGATCATTAA